A stretch of Geotrypetes seraphini chromosome 2, aGeoSer1.1, whole genome shotgun sequence DNA encodes these proteins:
- the LOC117354810 gene encoding LOW QUALITY PROTEIN: NF-kappa-B inhibitor-interacting Ras-like protein 1 (The sequence of the model RefSeq protein was modified relative to this genomic sequence to represent the inferred CDS: substituted 1 base at 1 genomic stop codon) — MGKVCKVVVCSLPSVGKTAILEQLLYGNHRVQXNHRNTALEDVYIASVEMDCRVKEQLCLYNTRGLQDGVELPKHYFSFADGFVLVNSLESFRRIELLKKEVDKFRDKKEMTIMVLGNKIDLTDQKQVITEMAQQWAKSEKLKLWEVTVTDRKTLIEPILLLASKLTQPQSKSTFPLPERKNKATAASDKPSSTRLGLHVTLLTDCPISIFSFLTFVIGF, encoded by the exons ATGGGGAAGGTCTGCAAAGTGGTAGTGTGTAGCTTGCCATCTGTTGGAAAAACTGCAATTCTTGAACAGCTGCTTTATGGGAATCACAGAGTCCAGTGAAATCACAGA aacactgctctagaagatgTTTATATAGCTTCAGTAGAAATGGATTGTCGGGTGAAAGAGCAGTTATGCCTTTATAACACCAGAGGACTACAGGATGGAGTGGAGCTACCAAAGCACTATTTCTCTTTTGCGGATGGTTTTGTTCTTGTGAACAGTCTGGAGTCCTTCAGAAGAATAGAGCTACTAAAAAAGGAGGTGGATAAATTTAGAGACAAAAAAGAGATGACCATTATGGTCTTAGGAAACAAAATAGATCTTACAGACCAGAAGCAAGTGATCACAGAAATGGCACAACAGTGGGCTAAGAGTGAGAAGCTGAAACTTTGGGAGGTAACTGTGACAGACCGTAAGACATTGATTGAGCCTATCCTTTTGCTAGCAAGCAAACTTACCCAGCCTCAGAGTAAATCTACTTTCCCCTTACCGGAGAGGAAGAACAAGGCTACTGCTGCATCTGACAAGCCCTCCTCAACCAGATTAGGTCTCCATGTGACACTTCTGACAGATTGTCCCATTAGCATTTTCTCATTCTTGACATTTGTGATTGGTTTCTGA